CCGGAAAGACCCGGAGTCAGTAGGCATGGCGTTCGACAACTATTTCAACGAGGTCGGTCCTCTGTTCATGCAAGTGCATTTCATCCAGCGCGACCTCAGGCAGGGAGTTTTTGCCCGTGTCGACGATGCCCTCAAATTTCAACTGGCCGCAATGGACCGCAGCCACATGGTCATCCTCGGCGATCCCGCGGCCGCCATCCCGGCACTTTCAACAGTCGCTCCCTGATTTGAAGCGAAATCCACTCTTCTTGAACTGGACCAACGATGCCAGCACGACGACATGCTCATGGCGGACGCTCTCAGTATTTCATCGAGGGGGAGGGGATCAAAACGGTCGTCCTCAACCTCGCTCACCGTATGGGCGATCTGCCGATGCTTGCCGCGGCAGGACAGCTCCCCTTGACGATCGTGCCTCCTCCGCCGGACCCCGCACGTGAGTTCAGGTTCTGCCGAATGTTTCCTGCGCTCTCTCCTTTCGAGCCGGATGACGACGGACTCATTGAGCTCGGCCGCAGGATGGAGGATCCAGACGGAGCTCCGGCTGGTGACGCCAGCATCCCTGCCGGCATGACCTACCTGGGACAATTCATTGATCATGACATCACTCTGGATCTGACCGACCCGTTTCCCACGGCAGCGCTCAATCCTCAAGACATCGAGAACGGACGCTCCCCCTCGCTCGATCTCGATAACGTCTACGGTTTTGGCCCCAGTCATCCTCTGAACACAGTTCCGTATGAAGCCGACCAGATTCATCTGACGGTCGGGCAGACGACTGGTCGAACTCTATTCAATGTTCCCGATTCGTTCCCGAATGATCTGCCGCGAAATCCGGCGATCGGAACCGATCCGCGCCAGGCGAGGATTGGTGATCCCCGCAATGACGAAAACCTGGCCGTCGCGCAGACGCATGTCGCGTTTCTCAAATTCCACAACAAGGTCGCCGACTCGCTGCCTTTTGGAACGACCGACCCCTTCCGCGCTGCCCAGCGAACTGTTCGCCAGCACTATCAGTCGGTCGTACTGCACGACTTCCTGCCGCGGCTTGTGGACCCGACAACTTATCATGACGTTCTACAACATGGGCGACGCTTCTTCATGGCGAACGGCATTCCTTCAGGCCAGCCGCTGTGCATGCCCGTCGAATTCTCCGTCGCCGCCTATCGTCTCGGGCACAGCTTGATCCGGAATGCATATCAATGGAACAAGGTCTTCCGAACTGGCGGCCCTGGGCCTGCGGCAAGCCTGGATCTCCTGTTTGAGTTTTCCGAGGTCTCGACTCATCTCGGGCTGTTCGCCGAACCGACCATCCCCAGCGACTGGATCATCCGTTGGAACGGTTTTCATGACTTCACCGGCATCCCTGACATTGCCAATCATCCCGAGTTCAACTTCGCGCGTAAGATCGACACTCGGCTGGCGAGACGACTAGACAACCTGCCGGAGTTCGCGGCTCAAATCGAAGTCCATATGCGGTCGCTGGCCGCACGCAATCTGCTGCGAGGCAAGTTTATTGGCCTTCCGACAGGGCAAGCCGTGGCGAATGAGATTGCCGTGATCTCACTGACCCCCGCCCAGATCGCAACTGGCCCGCTGGCCAGCATCATCACGGCTCGCGGTTTCGACACTCTGACGCCCCTCTGGTTTTACATCCTCAAGGAAGCCGAGGTGATCGAGAACGGAGAACGTTTGGGACCGGTCGGCAGTCGCATCCTGGTGGAGACGTTTCATGCGCTCGTCGAAGGCAGCGACGATTCGATTCTGCAAACTCCTGGCTGGAAGCCGACGCTTCAATCCGTCTCGCCGGACAAGTTCACATTTGCCGATCTGCTGGCCTTTGTGGATGACATCAATCCCATCGGAAACTGATTGGTCGTGGTCGCAATTTTGCTGAGTGCCAAATCAGAAAATGTTCCTTCAGTCACGAAAAGCAACGGGCATGGGCCAGCACAACCGATTTCGCGGCGTCCGTTTCGAATGGGTCGGTCCGCCGCCGCTTCCTCAAGTTGCGGCGCCCGGGCCGCCGGTGGGGTCTATCCAGGAGCATCTGCACCGATATGGGCATCTTCATACTTCCGGAGCGGCCAGCCCCCAGGACGAACTGATCGCGCTGCTGCAACTGGCCGTCGAAGTGGAGCACGCACTGCTCGTCCAATATTTGTACGCCGCGTCGTCCATCGCGGCGCCCTTGTCGTTCCATCGGAAGGTTTTGCACATTTCCATTCAGGAAATGGCGCACCTGATCACGGTCGAGAATCTGCTGCTGGCGGTTGGCGGGCCGTCGACTTTTCATATTGGCCGCGATTCCATTCGCGGCAGCAGCCCTCTCAATCCGTTGCCGCTGGACCTTGAGCCGATCTCACGGCTCTCGCTGGCGAAATACATCCTCGCGGAGGCCCCTGCAACGTTCCCGTCGCAGCATGCCCAGGAGGAGCAATTTGTCAGCCAGTTGAGTCAGGAAGTCGAGACCGCCGCGGGCATCACTCCGCATCGCGTCGGCGCGCTCTATGCGAGAATTTACTGGATCGTCCAGAGTTCTGATGCTCCCGCCGGACCGATTTCTTTAACGCCGGACCCCGCGATCGGTTTCCAGCCTGGCTGGCATCTCTCCGCCGCGGATTTCACTTCGACGAACGAGATTGCCGCGCATCAGGCGGAACCGCTGGAGTGGGAACAAGGGAGCGGGCCCGATCTGAGAATCCATCTCGTCACGGACGAGGCATCCGCCCTGGGCGCCCTCGCCAGCGTGATGGAACAGGGGGAAGGTCTGGGACACGCGGAGGACTCACACTATTACGAATTCAAGGAGACGCTAACTGCCTTCATGGCCGGGCAGATGACCGTTCTTCCGCTCCCTGTGAATCCCTTCGTGGGGAGCCTCCCTCCGGATGTCGCCGGGGGAGTCAGGATCATCCATCCCTATGTCAGACTCTGGGCCACCCTGCTCAACATCCGCTATACCGCCCTGCTGCTGCACATCGGGCACGCCCTGTTGACGCCTCGTGGAAATGCCGCGCGGGAGATCCTGGTGCAACTGGCCTTCATCAACATGCGTCTGGGGCTCAGCCCCTTAATGTCACAGATGAAGTCAACGTTCCTGCGCTCGCTCGACCCCGCGAGCGCGCCGACGTTCGAATTGCTCCGCCAGGAACTCCCCATTGACTTGAGTGACTGCTGGGGCCGGCAGACTGAACTGCTTGAACTGGAACGTCAGGTCCGCAATGACCTGCTGCTGCGCGCCGAACTTGCAGCCGATTCTTCCGGCAGTTCCCTGCTCGCCGACCTTCAACAGCAATGGGATGAACTCAAGGCGTTCGTCGATTCACAGTAGATGTCCTGAAAATCTGCCAAGAGTCTTTTCAAAGGATTCTCTCATGGAATACCGCATTTTTCCGTCAATCGGAATCGCCCGCATCGGAAACAGTCCGGAGTGTTTCATCGGTCCAGAACGGGTCAGTTCGCGTGGGGTCGAGCTCACCGTCACAGGCGAGGTCGAAGTCGCGAATTACAAGGATGCGGGATTCCGCACCAAAAAGCAGGCTGCGAGGTTTCATCTTTTCGAACGGGCGACGCCAATTGACGATTTTGTTCCGGCTGCGCTTCCCCACGGGGCACAGGTGATCTGGTCTGTCCGACTGGTGAACAAGAAAGACGGCATCGTCCGGCACTCCGCTCCTCCCGATGCATTACTTCCGGGGACGACTCTGCGTCCTACAGCCAATCCCGCCCGCGCCAGCCGTGTGATCGATTCGGGAACTGTCTCCATCAGCGGACTGAATTCTGTTTCCGCCCCGCTGGCCGGAACCCATCAGGGAGCCGCGGTCAAGCTTGGCGAACTGCGAACGGACAGCAACGGGCGGTTGCTGGTTCTGGGAGGCGACGGAAGATCCTTTTCGAGTCCTCTCACTGCGATCAACAGTTTCTACAACAATCCCAACTGGTGCGACGACGTTGCCGATGGCCCCGTGACAGCCAGCGTCGCACTCTCCGATGGAACGCTCATGCCGGTCACCGGAGCCTGGGTCATCAGCGGTCCTCCGGACTTTGCGCCGGGCGCCGATTCTGTTGTCTCCCTGTACGACATCATCGGTCAGCTTGCCGTCGATCAAGGCTGGCTGCCTGATCCAGGCGTGACCTCGTTTACCAAAGACATCTATCCGCTCTTCCGACGCGCCCGGTCGCTCCGTTTTGCGCATGGCCGAAAATCTCTGGCGGGCGTTGTGATCAGCGAACCGAACTGGAACAACATCAGCGAGGACTTCACCCGGCTCAGCCAGACCGCGACGAGCGAACTGACGTTTCGAATGCAGCAGCGAGGTATTCTCCGTAAGATCGAAACCTTGCTCAGTGACTACCAACTGACCGCACTTCAGGAGAACCACCTGGATCGCTGGGCGAATGGGACATTTGCTGCGGACTGGACGGGCGTCCCGCCGGTGGCCGCGCTGCCGACGCCAGCGGGGCTCACGCAGGCCGCTCTCGATGGAACCGCCGGCCAGGGCTTTTTCCCTGGTATCGAAGGCGGACGCATCCTCACCGACCCTACTATTTATCATTTGACCGATTTTGATTTTCGCATCGACCAGTCTCGGCTTCAGGCAGGCGACGTCACTGCACTGATGGCTCTCCCCTGGCAGGCGGATTTCCTGAAATGCAGCGGCAACTGGTGGCCATCGCAGCGTCCAGACATTGCACCGCAGGCCAATGGCTCACTGAAAATGTGGGCGCGCATCGGCGCGGCGGAGTCGACTCCCACACACCAGCAACTGGTCGACCATGTCATGCAGTTCGGGATGATCTCACCCCGCGTCGTGGGGGGCGTCGCCGTGTGCGTTGAGGAGGGGCGCGATCCCTCCATATGAACTATGACAACCCATTGCGAAGTCCTGGTCGTCGGCGGGGGCATCGCAGGCACAGTGAGCGCCGCGCTGCTCGCCCGTTCCGGTCTGGACGTGGCACTGCTCTTCACGGCAGGCCGAACACGGCCTCGCCCGGAACTCGTCTCGCCTGAAGCGGCGCTGCATCTACAGCGTCTCGGGTTTCCAGTTGAACGCCTTTCAGAAATTGCCGTTCGCTGCCCGGGCGTCGTCGATCAGTTTCGACGCACGACTCCGGTCTATGTCGACTTCGAATTGAGCCGCTGCGCGTCAGCGTGGGCCGTCGACCGCAAGCGTCTCGACGAACTGCTGCTCTCCTTTGCCGCGAACTGTGGATTAAGGATGTGCCGCCTGACGGCGCCTGCCCGAATGCTCACGTCGGGCTCGAATGCATATGTATCAGTGTCCGGAAATGGTCATGACATCTGGCGTTCGGGCTTTCTGATCGACGCCACTGGCGCAGCCAGCACGCTGGCCGCGGCAGAGAACAGGCATCGCATCAGATACGACCGACTCGTCGCCGTTTGCCTGCCGTTATCACAACCGATGGAGCCTGCTGAATGGTTGCACCTCTCCTCGTCGTCCGCCGGCTGGTGGTACTCGCTGAAGACGGCAAAGTTATCGGCTGACGCAGTCTTCATGACTGATGCCGATCTGCTGCCGCGAAACCGAGATCTCATTCAATCGCACCTTCGCACTCAATTTGACAAAGCCTTTCCCGCACAGTCCGCACTCCTGGGGACAGTCGCGCGATGGACCGTTCGCGACGCCCGCACCAGCGTCCGCTGCTGCTTGTGGCGCGGCCGCTGGCTGCCGGTCGGAGATGCGGCCTTCACGCTTGACCCGCTATCGGGAAATGGAATCGGCCGCGCGCTGCGGATGGCGGACGACATCGCGGCACTCGACTGGCGGATGATCCTCAATGGGGATTATCAGGAACTGTGCCAGGCCGCACTCGCGCTGGCAAAAACCTTTAATCAGTCCCTCAGCCAACTGCAAAATCTCTATTCCATCGACAACGCGGAAGGAACTCACCCGCCCGGTGAATTCTGGATTCGACGCCGACGGCAATAACCCACGAGGCAACATCCTCTATCGGTCATTTCCAACGCCTAGAATGTCATCACGTCACTCAGTTTTTCGGTAGCATTTCAAAGCGGTGCCAGGGAAACCCGCCATCTCCCTGGCTCGTGAATCCGATCTCCGAATTGCTAATCCCCCCTACCGATCCCCGATCCGCAGCTTCATCTCATCCGAGTTCCCCTTCAGTTCCGGAGC
This genomic interval from Planctomicrobium piriforme contains the following:
- a CDS encoding peroxidase family protein, which gives rise to MPARRHAHGGRSQYFIEGEGIKTVVLNLAHRMGDLPMLAAAGQLPLTIVPPPPDPAREFRFCRMFPALSPFEPDDDGLIELGRRMEDPDGAPAGDASIPAGMTYLGQFIDHDITLDLTDPFPTAALNPQDIENGRSPSLDLDNVYGFGPSHPLNTVPYEADQIHLTVGQTTGRTLFNVPDSFPNDLPRNPAIGTDPRQARIGDPRNDENLAVAQTHVAFLKFHNKVADSLPFGTTDPFRAAQRTVRQHYQSVVLHDFLPRLVDPTTYHDVLQHGRRFFMANGIPSGQPLCMPVEFSVAAYRLGHSLIRNAYQWNKVFRTGGPGPAASLDLLFEFSEVSTHLGLFAEPTIPSDWIIRWNGFHDFTGIPDIANHPEFNFARKIDTRLARRLDNLPEFAAQIEVHMRSLAARNLLRGKFIGLPTGQAVANEIAVISLTPAQIATGPLASIITARGFDTLTPLWFYILKEAEVIENGERLGPVGSRILVETFHALVEGSDDSILQTPGWKPTLQSVSPDKFTFADLLAFVDDINPIGN
- a CDS encoding ferritin-like domain-containing protein, translating into MGQHNRFRGVRFEWVGPPPLPQVAAPGPPVGSIQEHLHRYGHLHTSGAASPQDELIALLQLAVEVEHALLVQYLYAASSIAAPLSFHRKVLHISIQEMAHLITVENLLLAVGGPSTFHIGRDSIRGSSPLNPLPLDLEPISRLSLAKYILAEAPATFPSQHAQEEQFVSQLSQEVETAAGITPHRVGALYARIYWIVQSSDAPAGPISLTPDPAIGFQPGWHLSAADFTSTNEIAAHQAEPLEWEQGSGPDLRIHLVTDEASALGALASVMEQGEGLGHAEDSHYYEFKETLTAFMAGQMTVLPLPVNPFVGSLPPDVAGGVRIIHPYVRLWATLLNIRYTALLLHIGHALLTPRGNAAREILVQLAFINMRLGLSPLMSQMKSTFLRSLDPASAPTFELLRQELPIDLSDCWGRQTELLELERQVRNDLLLRAELAADSSGSSLLADLQQQWDELKAFVDSQ
- a CDS encoding LodA/GoxA family CTQ-dependent oxidase, yielding MEYRIFPSIGIARIGNSPECFIGPERVSSRGVELTVTGEVEVANYKDAGFRTKKQAARFHLFERATPIDDFVPAALPHGAQVIWSVRLVNKKDGIVRHSAPPDALLPGTTLRPTANPARASRVIDSGTVSISGLNSVSAPLAGTHQGAAVKLGELRTDSNGRLLVLGGDGRSFSSPLTAINSFYNNPNWCDDVADGPVTASVALSDGTLMPVTGAWVISGPPDFAPGADSVVSLYDIIGQLAVDQGWLPDPGVTSFTKDIYPLFRRARSLRFAHGRKSLAGVVISEPNWNNISEDFTRLSQTATSELTFRMQQRGILRKIETLLSDYQLTALQENHLDRWANGTFAADWTGVPPVAALPTPAGLTQAALDGTAGQGFFPGIEGGRILTDPTIYHLTDFDFRIDQSRLQAGDVTALMALPWQADFLKCSGNWWPSQRPDIAPQANGSLKMWARIGAAESTPTHQQLVDHVMQFGMISPRVVGGVAVCVEEGRDPSI
- a CDS encoding NAD(P)/FAD-dependent oxidoreductase — its product is MTTHCEVLVVGGGIAGTVSAALLARSGLDVALLFTAGRTRPRPELVSPEAALHLQRLGFPVERLSEIAVRCPGVVDQFRRTTPVYVDFELSRCASAWAVDRKRLDELLLSFAANCGLRMCRLTAPARMLTSGSNAYVSVSGNGHDIWRSGFLIDATGAASTLAAAENRHRIRYDRLVAVCLPLSQPMEPAEWLHLSSSSAGWWYSLKTAKLSADAVFMTDADLLPRNRDLIQSHLRTQFDKAFPAQSALLGTVARWTVRDARTSVRCCLWRGRWLPVGDAAFTLDPLSGNGIGRALRMADDIAALDWRMILNGDYQELCQAALALAKTFNQSLSQLQNLYSIDNAEGTHPPGEFWIRRRRQ